A portion of the Sulfurospirillum diekertiae genome contains these proteins:
- a CDS encoding nitrous oxide reductase accessory protein NosL, with protein sequence MQKSIWALFFTIMLALGLHAEEFNKMATGEPELVQKGDEKAYCPVCGMSLKMFYKTSHSAILKDGTAKQYCSMRCLAADWKSIESQVKQIVVTDVKSEKLIDVKSAFYVVGSKVPGTMSMVSKLAFAHEADAKAFAAENGGDVMGFDAAFAKAKASLNDDVDEFVKKKQKGAYPMGEKIYNAKCQKDQIHLHDFNTIAELKVGLKKTQLCGAVNEQELQAVSLYLWEVVRLEVHDHTTTIHVEKDEKCPVCGMFAYKYPKWAARMNYVENGKQISHAFDGVKDMLKFYKDPTKWGNYTKHKDTELKILVSDYYTGEAIDGQKAFYVVGSDAMGPMGKEFIPFKTFKSAQTFMKDHKGLQVIEFSKIDEALIEAQEK encoded by the coding sequence ATGCAAAAAAGCATATGGGCACTGTTTTTCACAATCATGTTAGCATTGGGATTGCATGCGGAAGAGTTCAATAAGATGGCAACGGGTGAACCTGAGTTAGTACAAAAAGGTGATGAAAAAGCGTATTGTCCCGTTTGTGGCATGAGCTTGAAAATGTTTTACAAAACATCACATAGTGCTATCTTAAAAGATGGTACGGCAAAACAATACTGTTCAATGCGTTGCCTTGCGGCAGATTGGAAGTCCATTGAGTCTCAAGTCAAGCAAATTGTTGTTACGGATGTCAAAAGTGAAAAACTGATCGATGTCAAAAGTGCATTTTATGTTGTAGGCTCCAAAGTTCCTGGAACGATGAGTATGGTCAGTAAGCTTGCTTTTGCCCATGAAGCCGATGCAAAAGCCTTTGCAGCTGAAAATGGTGGCGATGTGATGGGCTTTGATGCGGCGTTTGCAAAAGCGAAAGCTTCTTTGAATGATGATGTGGACGAATTTGTTAAGAAAAAGCAAAAAGGTGCATATCCAATGGGGGAGAAGATTTACAATGCAAAATGCCAAAAAGATCAAATCCATTTGCACGATTTTAATACCATTGCTGAACTCAAAGTTGGCTTGAAAAAAACACAGCTTTGTGGAGCGGTAAATGAACAAGAATTGCAAGCTGTTTCACTTTATCTATGGGAAGTTGTACGCCTTGAAGTGCATGATCATACAACAACCATCCATGTGGAAAAAGATGAAAAGTGCCCCGTATGTGGCATGTTTGCCTATAAATATCCTAAATGGGCAGCTCGAATGAATTATGTTGAGAACGGTAAACAAATCAGCCATGCGTTTGATGGTGTAAAAGATATGTTGAAGTTCTATAAAGATCCCACAAAATGGGGAAATTATACAAAACATAAAGATACGGAGCTTAAGATCTTAGTGAGTGATTACTACACGGGGGAAGCCATTGATGGGCAGAAAGCATTTTATGTAGTTGGAAGCGATGCCATGGGTCCTATGGGCAAAGAATTTATTCCTTTTAAAACGTTCAAGAGTGCCCAAACCTTTATGAAAGACCATAAAGGGTTACAAGTAATCGAATTTTCTAAAATCGATGAAGCTTTAATTGAGGCACAAGAGAAATAG
- a CDS encoding Dabb family protein — MVKHIVFFKLPDNSEANKQAVKDRIMSMQGKLAFVKHLEVGINFSPEERAFDIALISDFETKEDLQTYATHPIHLEVIHFIKSLDAVSKVVDYEY; from the coding sequence ATGGTTAAACATATTGTATTTTTCAAACTACCTGATAATTCTGAAGCCAATAAACAAGCGGTGAAAGATCGCATCATGAGTATGCAAGGTAAGCTCGCTTTTGTCAAACATCTTGAAGTGGGTATCAATTTTTCACCCGAAGAGCGTGCGTTTGATATTGCCTTGATTAGTGATTTTGAAACGAAAGAAGACTTGCAAACCTATGCAACACACCCTATTCATCTAGAAGTCATTCACTTTATCAAATCACTCGATGCTGTCTCTAAAGTGGTCGATTACGAGTACTAA
- the yddG gene encoding aromatic amino acid exporter YddG: protein MNRAQKGNIAGIIAILLWATLALFTVFTNRIPPFELTFIAFSIAFTLGLFLWIKEGKGIGIHLKLPWKVWLLGIYGLFGYHFFYFLALKSAPALEANLINYLWPLLIVLLSSFLPREKLKWFHFMGAFLGFLGVFMLLGFDKEIAFSSQHAQGYMYALFCALIWSSYSVLSRYFGAIPTLSVGGFCGASALLSLVAHLVFEQTYIPNTQELLAAIGLGLGPVGIAFFVWDYGMKQGDIKLIGSLSYATPLLSTLMLVLFGRSAPNSAIWIACFLIVLGSVVSSFSLLAGMWQKISTRNRPL, encoded by the coding sequence ATGAATCGTGCACAAAAAGGAAACATTGCAGGCATTATTGCCATATTACTTTGGGCAACCTTAGCTTTATTTACAGTTTTTACCAACCGGATTCCTCCTTTTGAATTAACGTTTATTGCTTTTAGCATTGCCTTTACACTGGGACTTTTTTTGTGGATTAAAGAGGGAAAAGGTATTGGCATTCATCTCAAATTACCATGGAAAGTTTGGTTACTTGGTATTTACGGTCTCTTTGGTTACCACTTCTTCTATTTTTTAGCTCTCAAAAGTGCTCCTGCTTTGGAAGCCAATCTTATTAATTACCTTTGGCCTTTACTCATTGTACTCCTCAGTAGCTTCTTGCCACGTGAAAAATTGAAGTGGTTTCACTTTATGGGAGCATTCTTAGGCTTTTTGGGAGTCTTTATGCTCTTAGGTTTTGACAAAGAGATTGCTTTTTCTTCTCAACATGCACAAGGTTACATGTATGCTCTTTTCTGTGCGTTGATTTGGAGTAGCTACTCTGTACTCTCCCGCTACTTTGGTGCTATTCCCACACTTTCCGTTGGCGGTTTTTGTGGCGCAAGTGCACTGCTCTCCCTTGTGGCACATCTCGTGTTTGAGCAGACCTATATTCCAAATACACAAGAGTTGTTAGCGGCAATTGGATTGGGGCTTGGACCTGTTGGTATCGCTTTTTTCGTATGGGATTATGGAATGAAGCAAGGTGATATCAAATTGATAGGCTCTCTATCGTATGCGACACCACTGCTTTCAACGCTGATGCTCGTTCTCTTTGGACGATCCGCTCCAAATAGTGCAATTTGGATTGCATGCTTTTTGATCGTCCTGGGCTCTGTCGTTTCGTCATTCTCTTTATTGGCGGGGATGTGGCAAAAAATTAGTACTCGTAATCGACCACTTTAG
- a CDS encoding phospholipase A, with protein MKKILLCAIVAQIPWALLASDTSVLEEKATHGDAHAAYELAKFYEAQHESDRSFLWYKQAAILSLETKTTQNKALESGLTEQLQKIERKETVYSSFLTPYNDDAETKSSVQQMVTQSFDIAPYKMNYLLPITYDAVSHDNRDHQETKFQVSFQKGLTDNLLGLHESFVVAYTQTSWWQTAAESAPFRETNYQPELFMIMPHFDKDSFMKAYQFGILHESNGQGGEKSRSWNRLYAKTFLQAGGLVIAPRIWYRIPENSATDDNPNIDDYLGSADLELIYPWKQQTFKMLLRNNLQSENNRGAAQFDWTFPLWEKDLFGYVQLYSGYAESLIDYDKRSNRIGLGFALSR; from the coding sequence GTGAAAAAAATACTTCTCTGTGCTATTGTAGCACAAATCCCTTGGGCACTTTTGGCGAGCGACACCAGTGTTCTGGAGGAAAAAGCAACGCATGGTGACGCACACGCTGCTTATGAATTGGCTAAATTCTATGAAGCACAACATGAATCTGATCGTTCATTCTTATGGTATAAGCAGGCTGCTATTTTAAGCTTGGAAACGAAAACGACACAAAATAAGGCACTTGAAAGTGGTTTAACAGAGCAACTTCAAAAAATAGAGCGTAAAGAAACTGTGTATAGCTCATTTTTAACTCCGTACAATGATGATGCGGAAACCAAAAGTTCAGTGCAACAAATGGTAACACAATCCTTCGACATTGCTCCGTATAAGATGAACTATCTTTTACCAATTACCTATGATGCTGTTAGCCATGACAACAGAGATCATCAAGAGACAAAATTCCAAGTAAGTTTCCAAAAAGGTTTGACCGATAACCTCTTAGGCTTACATGAAAGTTTTGTTGTTGCCTATACCCAAACATCATGGTGGCAAACAGCCGCAGAATCAGCACCATTTCGTGAAACAAACTATCAACCTGAGCTCTTCATGATTATGCCTCACTTTGATAAAGACAGTTTTATGAAAGCCTACCAATTTGGTATTTTGCATGAATCCAATGGACAAGGCGGAGAAAAATCACGCTCTTGGAACCGTTTATATGCTAAAACATTTTTACAAGCAGGTGGTTTAGTCATTGCGCCACGTATTTGGTATCGTATTCCAGAAAATAGTGCCACAGATGACAATCCAAATATAGATGACTATCTTGGCTCTGCAGATCTTGAGCTTATTTATCCGTGGAAACAACAGACATTTAAAATGCTCTTAAGAAATAATCTACAATCAGAAAACAACAGAGGTGCTGCTCAGTTTGATTGGACATTCCCACTTTGGGAAAAAGATTTATTTGGATATGTACAACTGTATAGTGGTTATGCAGAAAGTCTTATTGACTATGATAAACGAAGTAATCGTATCGGTCTGGGTTTTGCACTTTCCCGATAA
- a CDS encoding RNA recognition motif domain-containing protein, producing the protein MNIYVGNVKYEMTGEQLQEMFSAYGEVSSARIISDRETGRSKGFGFVEMPNDSEAKAAIEATNEKEIGGRTLKVNEARPREERPRRSPRDFN; encoded by the coding sequence ATGAATATTTACGTGGGCAATGTAAAGTATGAGATGACGGGAGAACAACTTCAAGAGATGTTTTCAGCGTATGGTGAAGTATCAAGTGCAAGAATCATCAGTGATAGAGAGACTGGACGATCAAAAGGTTTCGGTTTTGTTGAAATGCCAAATGATTCAGAAGCAAAAGCTGCTATCGAAGCAACAAATGAAAAAGAGATCGGCGGAAGAACTTTAAAAGTTAATGAAGCTAGACCTAGAGAAGAGCGTCCAAGAAGATCTCCTAGAGACTTTAACTAA
- the moaC gene encoding cyclic pyranopterin monophosphate synthase MoaC, producing MKLTHLDEKDRPKMVDVSDKIESFRVAVASGTITMSQIAFDMIISQQTKKGPVLQTAVIAAIMGTKKTSDLIPMCHPLMLTSVNCDVEELPKLPGFKLTVTAKLKGQTGVEMEALTGVSIGLLTIYDMSKAIDKSMVLNDIRLESKSGGKSGNYTRTSA from the coding sequence ATGAAACTAACCCATTTAGATGAAAAAGATCGACCGAAAATGGTCGATGTTAGCGACAAAATAGAGAGTTTTAGAGTTGCTGTTGCCAGTGGTACAATTACAATGAGTCAAATCGCATTTGATATGATTATTTCGCAACAAACGAAGAAGGGACCTGTTCTTCAAACGGCTGTTATTGCTGCCATTATGGGAACGAAAAAAACCAGTGATCTTATTCCTATGTGCCATCCATTGATGCTTACTTCTGTGAACTGTGATGTTGAAGAGCTTCCAAAACTTCCAGGATTTAAACTAACAGTCACAGCAAAACTCAAAGGACAAACAGGCGTTGAAATGGAAGCCCTTACGGGGGTCAGTATTGGTCTTCTAACTATTTATGATATGTCTAAAGCCATTGATAAATCAATGGTGCTGAATGATATTCGTCTTGAATCCAAAAGTGGAGGAAAAAGTGGAAACTACACCCGAACTTCAGCTTGA
- a CDS encoding HP0495 family protein produces METTPELQLDYPCHWEYKLVLSSEHNVTTLVQEILEDRIHEIRKSQNSNKGNYASYTLRILVHNADDRKMLFQMLKAHQHIKFVL; encoded by the coding sequence GTGGAAACTACACCCGAACTTCAGCTTGATTATCCTTGTCATTGGGAATATAAATTGGTTCTAAGTTCTGAACACAATGTCACAACCTTAGTGCAGGAGATACTCGAAGATCGTATACATGAAATTCGAAAATCACAAAATAGTAACAAAGGCAATTACGCCAGTTATACCCTACGCATACTTGTCCATAATGCTGACGATCGTAAAATGCTTTTTCAAATGCTCAAAGCACATCAACATATAAAATTCGTACTATAA
- a CDS encoding DUF6781 family protein → MESTYTIFLATLKENKEHADLYKLISELTFELSRKKIQRLKDEVNINNRIGELFELYCKALHDEGLKTSRAISSVIDGLLKATTHEKEAFLYKSIYEKEQLEKSIYTQKQQIRTVLADTFNTIEAHIVSMQPETQQNALTAIHDTKLRGIEMLGILKETTAEALLTTLENGSDVADTIHEITKNLTFQTIHEGDFTKQRIINISSTIIGASIEIADEDLGHAKDILDGSINGVREGITKAIEKFKNDLKYAPTDAMEGLLETDLSELRKDLVRIDEQFITLLEVLASQSEGISASLVKEMIKEMTSSTVKIKRAANDAKEVIGERIEQLKAEASVFEKTFKDRAEKKLESLKKDVNEFEKKASAKVESFKQFEFENDTAKQVAQEAKKLGFRAWEVAKNMMDGAVKGAKEAMKKEDK, encoded by the coding sequence ATGGAATCAACTTACACTATTTTTTTAGCCACGCTCAAAGAGAATAAAGAGCATGCCGATCTTTATAAACTCATTAGTGAGCTTACTTTTGAACTTTCACGTAAAAAAATTCAACGTCTGAAGGACGAAGTCAATATCAACAATCGTATAGGAGAGTTATTTGAGCTCTATTGCAAAGCACTACACGATGAGGGACTTAAAACATCTCGTGCTATTAGTAGTGTCATCGATGGTCTTTTAAAAGCAACAACTCACGAGAAAGAGGCATTTTTATATAAAAGCATCTATGAAAAAGAGCAGCTAGAAAAAAGTATTTATACACAAAAGCAGCAAATTCGCACAGTACTTGCAGATACCTTTAACACCATAGAAGCACATATCGTATCTATGCAACCTGAAACACAACAAAATGCTTTGACAGCAATACATGACACGAAACTTCGTGGAATTGAAATGCTCGGTATTTTAAAAGAGACAACCGCAGAGGCACTGTTAACAACTCTTGAAAATGGCAGTGATGTTGCAGATACGATTCATGAAATCACTAAAAATCTTACATTTCAAACCATTCATGAAGGTGATTTTACAAAACAGCGCATAATCAATATCTCAAGTACCATTATTGGCGCGAGTATTGAAATTGCAGATGAAGACCTAGGACACGCCAAAGATATTTTAGACGGCTCTATCAACGGTGTAAGAGAAGGTATCACGAAAGCAATTGAAAAGTTTAAAAATGATCTTAAATACGCACCAACAGATGCAATGGAAGGACTCCTTGAAACAGACCTTTCAGAGCTTCGTAAAGACCTTGTACGCATTGATGAGCAGTTTATTACCCTCTTGGAGGTTCTTGCTTCTCAAAGTGAAGGAATCTCTGCTAGTCTTGTTAAAGAGATGATTAAAGAGATGACTAGTTCAACCGTCAAAATTAAACGAGCTGCCAATGATGCAAAAGAGGTTATTGGCGAACGTATAGAGCAACTGAAAGCTGAAGCTTCAGTCTTTGAAAAAACCTTTAAAGATAGAGCTGAGAAAAAACTCGAATCACTCAAAAAAGATGTCAATGAATTTGAGAAAAAAGCCTCTGCGAAAGTAGAATCATTTAAACAATTTGAATTTGAAAATGACACGGCTAAACAAGTTGCACAAGAAGCGAAAAAATTAGGATTTCGTGCTTGGGAAGTAGCAAAGAATATGATGGATGGTGCCGTAAAAGGGGCTAAAGAAGCCATGAAAAAAGAGGACAAATAG
- a CDS encoding DUF4405 domain-containing protein codes for MNVIPRNILSALLTVMFVVVSITGIMMYFKIRMLSSEALHIWLGFAFVAISCVHLLKNWNGFITYFKKRSTLVSIFFGFFVITAIIIAPLLNPQEKGINPKSKIIGTMMNAPLSKVAAFVDLDEAMMVKVLADKQIIASSKQSVSEIAKANDKTNDDILNIVFTAPNVPE; via the coding sequence ATGAACGTTATTCCTCGAAATATATTAAGTGCGTTATTAACGGTTATGTTTGTAGTTGTTTCCATTACGGGTATCATGATGTATTTCAAAATTCGTATGCTCTCCAGTGAGGCACTACATATTTGGTTAGGTTTTGCTTTTGTGGCCATTTCTTGTGTGCATTTGCTCAAAAATTGGAATGGATTTATCACTTACTTTAAAAAACGCTCTACGCTAGTCTCTATCTTTTTTGGATTCTTCGTTATTACTGCAATTATCATTGCACCGTTATTGAACCCACAAGAAAAAGGCATTAATCCAAAAAGTAAAATTATTGGGACGATGATGAATGCACCACTTTCCAAAGTGGCGGCTTTTGTAGATTTAGATGAAGCGATGATGGTCAAAGTATTGGCAGATAAGCAAATCATTGCTTCTAGTAAGCAATCTGTTTCTGAAATTGCAAAAGCCAATGATAAAACAAACGATGATATTCTCAATATCGTTTTTACAGCGCCTAACGTGCCAGAATAG
- a CDS encoding DUF3862 domain-containing protein, with translation MRYIMMALVLLVFIGCSKLSKENYDKIQVGMSYTQVTDILGKATKCDSLAGMSDCTWGDEKQYIKVKMVADKVMFMHSQGIE, from the coding sequence ATGCGATATATCATGATGGCTTTAGTGTTGCTTGTCTTTATAGGGTGCTCAAAACTGAGCAAAGAGAATTATGACAAGATTCAAGTGGGCATGAGTTACACTCAAGTAACTGATATTTTAGGAAAAGCAACGAAATGTGATTCACTTGCGGGTATGAGTGACTGTACTTGGGGTGATGAAAAACAGTATATCAAAGTGAAAATGGTTGCGGATAAAGTAATGTTTATGCACTCACAAGGCATTGAGTGA
- a CDS encoding DUF3373 family protein: protein MKKFIAPLLIGAALSSSAFAADDSLKQEVEALKAQMAELQSAQSKINIDALKAQVNEIKAHDAGDNIKFNVDFRTAYDAVSYKLNNAPDKDNGIWTNKLILGMASQPADNLVFQGKLGVYKAFGQNNIDQTSMFQAFDWYGTNKPGDDSIKLREAYFIYSNDISDVHYAVSFGRRPSLDGFMTDLRADNENPASPVGHNISMEFDGASFKFDFDKVTGISGLYFKICLGRGYSNTTGSYSMNSSGGFNPAYIEDSANPNMDLAGLLVQLYDNGQYKVMANYFKAWNMMDINPMTSNFNTGQIFFGDVGDMTGGSLSVQVNGIGDGISDFLDDSIFFLSYAFNQTDPKGVHFIPDGMGGGTMGTEMLGSSSKETGSSVYTGLQLPGIAKGQRLGLEYNHGSKYWRSYTYGEDTLAGSKLATRGDAYEIYYKLPIVNKNLTAQLSYVYMNYDYTGSNTFFGWTGTPMDPSTVPGAVKSASDVRVSLRYKY, encoded by the coding sequence ATGAAGAAATTTATTGCTCCATTGCTCATAGGAGCTGCATTATCATCTTCAGCATTTGCTGCTGATGATTCACTCAAGCAAGAAGTTGAAGCGCTTAAAGCGCAAATGGCCGAGCTACAAAGTGCTCAATCAAAAATCAATATAGATGCACTAAAAGCTCAAGTTAATGAGATTAAGGCACATGATGCAGGCGATAATATTAAGTTTAATGTTGACTTCAGAACAGCATATGATGCGGTTAGTTATAAACTTAATAATGCACCAGATAAAGATAATGGTATTTGGACCAATAAATTAATTCTAGGTATGGCATCTCAACCTGCTGATAATCTAGTTTTTCAAGGCAAGCTTGGTGTATATAAAGCATTTGGTCAAAATAATATAGATCAAACCAGCATGTTTCAAGCGTTTGACTGGTATGGCACTAATAAGCCAGGCGATGATAGTATTAAGTTAAGAGAAGCCTATTTTATATATTCTAATGACATAAGTGATGTCCATTATGCTGTTTCATTTGGTCGTCGTCCATCACTTGATGGTTTTATGACTGACCTTAGAGCAGATAATGAAAATCCAGCCTCTCCTGTAGGTCACAATATCAGTATGGAATTTGATGGCGCAAGTTTTAAATTTGATTTTGATAAAGTCACGGGTATTTCAGGACTTTACTTTAAAATCTGTCTAGGTAGAGGTTATTCTAATACAACAGGTTCATACTCAATGAATTCATCAGGTGGATTTAATCCAGCATATATTGAAGATAGTGCTAATCCTAATATGGATCTAGCGGGACTCTTAGTACAACTCTATGATAATGGTCAGTATAAAGTAATGGCTAATTACTTTAAAGCTTGGAATATGATGGATATTAATCCAATGACTTCGAATTTTAATACTGGGCAAATATTTTTTGGGGATGTAGGTGATATGACTGGTGGATCGTTATCCGTTCAAGTGAATGGTATAGGTGATGGTATCAGTGATTTCTTGGATGATAGTATTTTCTTCCTCTCTTATGCCTTTAACCAAACAGACCCAAAAGGTGTACATTTCATTCCTGATGGAATGGGTGGCGGCACAATGGGTACTGAAATGTTAGGATCTTCAAGTAAAGAGACAGGGTCTTCTGTTTATACTGGTCTTCAATTGCCAGGTATTGCTAAAGGCCAAAGACTTGGTTTAGAGTATAATCATGGTAGTAAATACTGGAGAAGCTATACTTATGGTGAAGATACACTTGCAGGTTCTAAGTTAGCTACACGTGGTGATGCCTATGAAATTTATTATAAGCTCCCAATTGTAAACAAAAATTTGACTGCACAGTTGAGTTATGTTTATATGAATTATGACTATACTGGTAGTAATACCTTCTTTGGTTGGACGGGAACGCCTATGGATCCATCAACAGTACCAGGCGCTGTTAAATCTGCTTCAGACGTTCGTGTATCTTTAAGATACAAATATTAA